In a genomic window of Microterricola viridarii:
- a CDS encoding LytR/AlgR family response regulator transcription factor yields MISVLIADDELPALEELAYLLGKDARIGAVHRASSGAGVLRLLEQEQVDGIFLDIHMPGLSGLDVARSLAQLPKAPPVVFVTADEDHALKAFELAAVDYLLKPVRSDRLVRAVGRIVDTLAGSHGGQASAPVERPEMIAVTLGGVTRMIDRAEVRFVQAQGDYARLHTEEASYLVRVPLADLEVQWADAGFIRIHRGYLVAMAHVTRLKLGQSSPAVTVGGAEIPVSRRHLPRLRERLEANRVKPSAP; encoded by the coding sequence ATGATCTCCGTGCTCATCGCCGATGACGAGCTGCCGGCCCTCGAAGAGCTCGCCTACCTGCTCGGCAAGGACGCGCGCATCGGGGCCGTCCACCGCGCCTCCAGCGGGGCGGGCGTGCTCCGGCTGCTCGAGCAGGAGCAGGTCGACGGCATCTTCCTCGACATCCACATGCCCGGCCTCAGCGGCCTCGATGTCGCCCGCTCGCTCGCCCAGCTGCCGAAGGCCCCGCCCGTCGTGTTCGTCACCGCCGACGAGGACCACGCGCTCAAGGCGTTCGAGCTGGCCGCCGTCGACTACCTGCTGAAGCCCGTGCGCTCCGACCGACTCGTGCGCGCCGTCGGCCGCATCGTCGACACGCTGGCCGGCAGCCACGGTGGCCAGGCCAGCGCCCCGGTCGAGCGGCCGGAGATGATCGCGGTCACGCTCGGCGGGGTCACCCGCATGATCGACCGCGCCGAGGTGCGATTCGTGCAGGCGCAGGGCGACTACGCCCGCCTGCACACCGAGGAGGCCAGCTACCTGGTGCGCGTGCCGCTGGCCGATCTGGAGGTGCAGTGGGCGGATGCCGGCTTCATCCGCATCCACCGCGGCTACCTCGTCGCCATGGCGCACGTGACCCGGCTGAAGCTCGGGCAGAGCAGCCCGGCCGTCACCGTCGGCGGCGCCGAGATCCCGGTGAGCCGGCGGCACCTGCCGCGGCTGCGCGAGCGCCTCGAGGCCAACAGGGTGAAGCCGAGCGCGCCGTGA